A segment of the Aromatoleum aromaticum EbN1 genome:
AAATATGCGTGTCGACTGCCATCACCGCTTCGCCGAACACGATATTCAACACGACGCTGGCGGTCTTGCGGCCGACGCCGGGCAGCGCTTCGAGGGCCTCGCGGCTGCGAGGCACGTCGCCGCCGTGGCGCTCGAGCAGTAGCCGCGACAGCGCGACGACGTTTTTCGCCTTGTTGCGGTAAAGGCCGATCGACCTGAGGCGTTCGGTAACGTTTTCCTCCCCGAGGCTCAGCATGGCTTCGGGGGTCGGGGCGACGGCGAACAACTCGCGGGTCGCCAGGTTCACGCTCTTGTCGGTGGCCTGCGCGGAAAGCACCACGGCAACGAGCAGCTGGAATGGCGACCCGTACTCGAGCTCGGTCGTCGGGCTCGGATTCGCCTCCGCCAGGCGGCGGAAAAATTCACGAATCGCGTCGCGTTTCATCCGGCCGGTTCAGGGCGCCGCCGAAGCCGGGGCAGGCCCTTCGCTGTCGCTCGCCGGGCGCGCTGGCTTGCCGGCTGCCGCACGCATGCGGATCCGGTTCGACAGCGC
Coding sequences within it:
- the nth gene encoding endonuclease III — encoded protein: MKRDAIREFFRRLAEANPSPTTELEYGSPFQLLVAVVLSAQATDKSVNLATRELFAVAPTPEAMLSLGEENVTERLRSIGLYRNKAKNVVALSRLLLERHGGDVPRSREALEALPGVGRKTASVVLNIVFGEAVMAVDTHIFRVANRTGLAPGKDVLAVEQALMRRVPKEYLHNAHHWLILHGRYVCTARKPRCKDCLVRDLCEFRDKTV